In Ciconia boyciana chromosome 16, ASM3463844v1, whole genome shotgun sequence, one genomic interval encodes:
- the SLC16A5 gene encoding monocarboxylate transporter 6, whose protein sequence is MSQGGAAERKAAKPQDGGWAWMVLLAAVLLQGLTLGFPSCIGVFFTDLQHEFQASNSETSWFPSIMVAVLHGGGPLCSILVKRFGCRFAVMLGGLLSGVGMVSSSFCKSISQLYLTAGLITGLGSCFSFQAGVTALGYYFVRWQTLANAMASTGVSLGFTLWPLLSQYLLDEMGWRNTFLIFGGILLNCCVCGAIMRPVQLASGSPLQSPKPAEEPGRRAEGAQLPSGASSPHPELQQQTRRTACFQMLQKYLAFDIFCQNKGYQIYTIGVAWMMMGFALPHVYFVPYAIQNGVEERKAALLISVIGFINIFIRPLTGLFSGHRVFTGRRIYLFSLAVLLCGLSNFICVISAEFSVLIIYCVILSIAMSGTGALLFQVLMDVVEMDRFSSALGLFTILESITLLIGPPLTGLLVDITSDFHYVFYNSSFFLISAALFMGLSFCALEKKNKLKEASKVPLGNSSRYQYNEMPTEPQSESRSPPAVVYITSI, encoded by the exons ATGTCCCAAGGAGGAGCAGCAGAACGCAAAGCTGCCAAACCCCAGGACGGGGGATGGGCATGGATGGTCCTacttgctgctgtgctgctgcaggggctgaCACTGGGCTTCCCCTCCTGCATCGGTGTCTTCTTCACGGACCTCCAGCATGAGTTCCAGGCCAGCAATAGCGAGACGTCATGGTTCCCATCCATCATGGTGGCCGTGCTGCACGGAGGCG GGCCCCTCTGCAGCATCTTGGTGAAGCGATTTGGCTGCAGGTTTGCTGTGATGCTGGGAGGCCTGCTCAGCGGAGTGGGCATGGTGTCCAGCTCCTTCTGCAAGTCCATCAGCCAGCTTTACTTAACAGCTGGCCTCATCACTG GTCTGGGATCATGCTTCAGCTTCCAGGCAGGAGTGACTGCGCTGGGCTACTACTTTGTACGGTGGCAAACGCTGGCCAATGCTATGGCATCCACTGGCGTCTCTCTCGGTTTCACGCTGTGGCCGCTGCTTTCTCAATACTTGCTGGATGAGATGGGCTGGAGAAACACTTTTCTCATCTTTGGAGGAATACTATTGAACTGTTGTGTTTGTGGAGCCATCATGAGACCAGTTCAGCTTGCATCAGGGTCACCACTACAGTCACCCAAGCCTGCAGAGGagccagggagaagagcagaaggGGCACAACTGCCCAGTGGAGcatcttccccccaccctgagCTCCAGCAGCAAACCAGAAGGACTGCATGCTTCCAGATGCTGCAGAAGTACCTGGCTTTTGACATCTTTTGTCAAAACAAAGGTTACCAGATTTACACTATTGGAGTGGCCTGGATGATGATGGGGTTTGCGTTACCCCATGTCTACTTTGTGCCTTATGCCATCCAGAACGGGGTGGAGGAACGCAAGGCAGCCCTCCTCATCTCCGTTATCGGGTTCATCAACATTTTCATACGCCCTTTGACAGGGCTGTTCTCAGGACACAGAGTCTTCACAGGGAGACGCATCTACCTGTTCAGCCTAGCTGTGCTCCTCTGCGGGCTGAGCAATTTCATTTGTGTCATTTCAGCTGAGTTCAGCGTGCTCATCATCTACTGTGTCATCCTCAGTATAGCCATGAGTGGCACCGGGGCACTCCTCTTCCAGGTGCTAATGGATGTGGTGGAGATGGACAGGTTCTCAAGTGCTCTAGGGCTCTTCACCATCCTGGAGAGTATCACACTGCTCATCGGACCACCTCTCACAG GTCTCCTGGTGGACATAACTAGTGATTTCCACTATGTCTTCTACAACTCCAGTTTCTTCCTGATATCAGCTGCATTATTCATGGGGCTCAGCTTCtgtgctctggaaaaaaaaaacaaattgaaagaAGCTTCAAAAGTACCTTTGGGTAATTCCTCCAGATATCAATACAATGAAATGCCAACTGAACCACAGTCTGAGAGTCGATCCCCTCCAGCAGTCGTGTACATCACAAGCatatga
- the KCTD2 gene encoding BTB/POZ domain-containing protein KCTD2: protein MAELAAAAEGPPRGRTPSPGPGGAPGPPSPRAAGAAAGSGGALSPPGAARPPAASKWVRLNVGGTYFVSTRQTLCREPKSFLCRLCCQDGPELGSDKDETGAYLIDRDPTYFGPILNYLRHGKLIINKELAEEGVLEEAEFYNIASLVRLVKERIRDNENRTSQGPVKHVYRVLQCQEEELTQMVSTMSDGWKFEQLISIGSSYNYGNEDQAEFLCVVSRELNNSTNGIVKEPSEKAKILQERGSRM, encoded by the exons ATGGCCGAGCTGGCGGCGGCAGCGGAGGGTCCGCCGCGGGGCCGCACGCCCAGTCCGGGCCCCgggggggcgccggggccgcccaGCCCCCGCGCggccggagcggcggcgggctCCGGTGGGGCGTTGTccccgcccggcgcggcccggccgcccgctGCCTCCAAGTGGGTGCGCCTGAACGTGGGCGGCACGTACTTCGTGAGCACCCGGCAGACGCTGTGCCGGGAGCCCAAGTCCTTCCTGTGCCGCCTCTGCTGCCAGGACGGGCCCGAGCTCGGCTCCGACAAG GATGAGACAGGGGCATATCTCATCGATAGAGACCCCACATATTTTGGTCCAATACTGAACTACCTCCGACATGGGAAGCTCATCATAAACAAGGAGCTTGCAGAAGAAg GGGTACTGGAAGAAGCTGAGTTTTACAATATTGCATCTCTTGTGCGGTTGGTGAAGGAGCGGATACGGGATAACGAGAACAGAACCTCTCAA GGACCTGTGAAGCATGTGTACAGAGTCCTGCAGTGCCAAGAGGAGGAGCTCACACAGATGGTGTCCACTATGTCCGACGGCTGGAAATTTGAACAG CTAATCAGCATTGGATCTTCCTATAACTACGGAAATGAAGACCAGGCAGAATTCCTCTGCGTTGTGTCCAGGGAGCTCAACAATTCTACCAATGGCATTGTCAAGGAGCCCAGCGAGAAGGCAAAG attcTTCAAGAGCGAGGATCCCGGATGTAA